A region of the Epinephelus fuscoguttatus linkage group LG13, E.fuscoguttatus.final_Chr_v1 genome:
attaaattaattgaagtactgtttaaataaagttaaattaagtactgttataataaagttaaataaagcagaGAGGTGTGGATGGGAGGGAGAGCGTGTGTAACACATCAAGTTTGCGCTAGTGGCTTAAAAAACAgagaatgtcttttttttcttcccattttGTTGTCCACAGCTtatgagcaacacacacaacGACAAAGCTCATTTCAAAACAAGAGTAACTCTGGGgttgacttttactttcacaaacgtgcactgaaggagaggatgaaAAGTGATGTGGATTTGGCCTGTTATCTGACAGGTAGGTGCAGGCCTTTAGCTTTGTTAGCTTGCACAAGTATCAGCTCTCCCAAAATTTCAGGGATGACTCTTTTCTAGCTCATATAAATACACAGCAGCTACAGTAGCTGCCATTTAAAGTTACTATTTTAATGTCAATATACGTACAAATCCAGGGAAGTCATAGTCGATGCCGTGTGCTGCAAGTCTCTTGCGAAGCTTCCCCTCTTTCCGTAGGAGTTTGTCTTTCAACTTGGTGATCTGCTCCTCTGTGCGTTTCTTATTGTAGCGGAGTACAGCAGGATGGGAGGGTTTTGCAAACTTCTTTTCGGAGCCAACAAACAGATTCTCATGCACCTTCTCTGGAGGAATCACGTGACCTGGGAAAGAGCAAGAAGCCACATTGGGCTGATGATCTTGGAGCAAATCACATTTACAGTGAGTAAATGGATATAAATCATGAGctcacaaaatgtaaaaaaaaaatatatatctttacTGTGATACTTTCTGTGAACAGATCTTAAAAATTCAGCTAATACTAGAAATGAAAATGAGCCACATTTCAGTATCATGGAATTTACAAGATCTACGACATCATTTTTATATCTGATaaacccgtgtgtgtgtgtcaggtggccTGATCATCCTCTTTAGGACAGCAGGAGCCATGTTGGTAACTAACAGACTTGCATATGAGCAATACTCACATTTGATGAGTCTCTCTCCCATGAGGTAATTGTTCATGGTTTCTGCAACAATTTTGGCTACTTCATCACAGTCAAACTCTACAAACGCAAAGCCTTTGGTTCCACCTGTCtgagacaatgagacagaaaaaaatggatATTACATCTCAATAGTTTCACATCACACATCTTAATTTGATTTAGGTCTATCTAAATACcattttaaatgcatttccATTTAATGCTTTACACTTATTTTAGTTCTTCTCGTGCTTTTGTGGGTACATGGGTTTTATCGCTCTGCCAACAGAAGAGCAGGTGATAAGCTTTACGTACCACAATACTTTAGGCTCAGTTATCTGATCTCAGACTATTGTGGCATCTGAAACCATTTTCAGTCCGAGCCAAAATTCTGCAGTAACACTTCTACAATGTCCTGTCAAACTGATGGGAAATCTGTGTCATCTACAATCTCATACAGCAAACAGAGAATTCTaagtttttgttcttttgtaaTGTACAGGATAGAAAGTGAATTATGCAGAGTTAGATATTTCAAACATGATTTTATATTTAGTTGTCATCTATGCTACCTTCTTACTCCTGGCCAGCCGCAGCCTCAGGACTTTCCCAAATTGTTCCATGTAAGACTTTAGCTGAGGTTCAAACAGCCCCTTTGGCAGGTGACCGACGTAAACCACTCCAGGGGTCAAATGccccccctaaaaaaaaaaacaaaacaaaaacaagaggaaTGAGAATAAACAAGAGGACAAGGTTACATAGACgataaataaacatttgtaCAATATGCAATCTGTTATGCATATATTTTTATGATTGCACATTTTGACTAAGATGTCACAGGTGTACATAAAATGAATTGAGACTGAATTCCATTTCGttgcttcagtttcagtttcctGGTATATTACATGCTGACTCGCTGTCAGtccttactgggacacttgaatagaGCAGAGCCATTGACAATGTTGCACCTGCGCTTTTCCTACAATGACAAGTCCAAATCCCTGCTATTAATAAGGCCTGTTCTATTCCCCTTATATAaatgtttattatatttaatttcaatCATAACTTGTTTCTTTATCATTACTTTACTTAACATATTCTGGTTCATAATGCGATATCATTGTTCAATAATAGTTCAATTTTTTTGTATGACACATCTGATATAATGTATAATTACCTTTAAATGCCCAATAAAGCATCTTGTATCAgtaaagaggaaaataaaataaggaaaagGGAATGACGGGTAGCTCTGCAGACAGACCTGGgtagggttgcagcgatatCCCAGTCtcaaggtatactgtgatataaatGTTGATGGCTGttatactgtgtacatttgcctATCTACAATattgtaaacaaaaaaatacaatgagaTCTCCCCCTTCCCTTAGCTATTTtaaaaggggagactttttacacatatttccaTTAAAAGAAttgtttcaagtttcagttacagtaataaaacatttgttcaaccaaaaataaccttctgtttttattcctttCATTCTAAATGATGATGATATAAATTCTGTTACACCGTGACACTGtgaaaccatgatattttctgagacggtcatcgtactgtgaaaatctcttGACCTGAGACACCCTGATGGCCAGTTTCTATTTGGAAACGCATCAGAGTTTGCAACCCTGTCAAACCAATACACTGTGAGACACCACTTTAGTTAGTAGCTTTTTCATGATGAggcttaaaggggaactacgcctactttttaaaatgaattcataTTATTCCTGTGGTCTAAGGCGATTCAAACATACTACataaacaactctctcccaaatggAAAAACTAGAGTATGCTACAACTCAAAGTTGTTCTGGTGATCTGGTAAAGATGTTACAGATGACACTGACATcagccaggggaatgttctgtaGAATAtgagtgtgtatatgtatattaagggtgggaatcaccagagtcCCCATAACCCGATATTATCACAGTATGTAAGTCACAATGGAGCTattattgcattttttaaaacatcttaTAATGCCTAGAGCGATGACATATATATTACAATCTATTGCGATTTACTACCTTTTCACAACTGCAGATTATGTccctaaagaaaaataaattcaacaTCTGTTTATCTGACAAGATTCAGGTTATAGTCATTTTTAGTGCAGCACAATGTTTCTAATGGACTGCAAAACCAATTTTATGATGAAAGCTACCAAAAGttaattttatatttgaaataataatttatataaaataaaaatcgtCCATGTATGTACACACTATTGTAATGCAAAATACTGGGATACTACACCAATACCAATATTTTTTCTCCCACCCCTACTGAATATGGGTACATATTCTGTTTCAGCAGTGAAAACCCTTCTATAGAATAACGCTCATTTAGttgtgaaaatgaataaataaataaataaaagaaaaaaaaacaaatattctgCGGGTCCATAAAACCAGTCTACAATTAACTGACTGACTTCATACttcatgacatcacaagtttgagacgtCCTTCTCTGATTTCTGGCCTTTAAacagagtagctcatgttcactaATACTGACTGCACTCTCCTTCAAAGAAATAACATATGAATTGTTAATTTAGGTGTtgttcccctttaatgtgaTAAATACCTAATGCTATAAGAAGATACTCTCGAGTGAACGGAGCAATAGCACATCCTATTTTGTGAATTCGTGATTTTTCACGGTCACACATGAAGACCCACCGTGCTGAATTTGTTCTTCTTCGCCTCCTGCACCTTCTTCTTGAACTCGGACTCTTGTTTAGGGTCCAGAGCCAGCAGCTCTTTGGGCCTCTGAGCCGCTTCTGCCTTACTTTCAGTCATTTCGATTAATTATGAAAACCAGACATAAGTTGTACAAGAACACACGCCACCGTTGGTCAACTCTACACGAACCACGTTGATGTCTTTATCCGGTTAACCATGTGGTAACAACCAAAGAAGTGCTAGAGGAGGAAGCGAAGGTTTCCGTTTGCTCTCTATAGTCATGCGCTCGTTACAGCGCCATCTGCAGGCGTGGATATGGAAGCGTTTGTCTGttttaacagcagcagtaaacgCAGCTGGAGTGAGTATACGAGTACTGAAGCCCTTTTCCGTCACTTGAAACAAAATCACCTATTACAGTTAGTATGTTGTCGAATTATAAAGTGTATAATGACTATGAAAATATTACATCCTAAACATAAAACAATATCTTATCATTATGACTTACTATTTTCTGCAAATATCCTTTAAATCTAattgctgtaattttttttattatatttaaataGTTTTTTATATAGTTACCTTATGTTTTCTCATCATTTTCGATTTGACTTATCTCAAAACCAcgaaatatttaattatttgataATGAGACATGTTAATGTGATCTTC
Encoded here:
- the nifk gene encoding MKI67 FHA domain-interacting nucleolar phosphoprotein, translated to MTESKAEAAQRPKELLALDPKQESEFKKKVQEAKKNKFSTGGHLTPGVVYVGHLPKGLFEPQLKSYMEQFGKVLRLRLARSKKTGGTKGFAFVEFDCDEVAKIVAETMNNYLMGERLIKCHVIPPEKVHENLFVGSEKKFAKPSHPAVLRYNKKRTEEQITKLKDKLLRKEGKLRKRLAAHGIDYDFPGFAAQVPQKKKSSDSMDASTCSEDTTPLCTPSVLEKRKSMVVDDDDEDDEIIIKMPAAVEDEERSSEEDSDSEEKNDSESEEPVAEDTEAQ